A genomic stretch from Candidatus Nitrososphaera gargensis Ga9.2 includes:
- a CDS encoding UPF0147 family protein, translated as MKSTLAEVIAMLNNEDSSIQVRAVNAVSSLENVTQLHWLEPYQRVAIWQRLYRSSNQ; from the coding sequence ATGAAAAGTACGCTAGCTGAAGTGATTGCCATGCTAAACAATGAGGATAGCTCTATACAGGTGAGAGCTGTCAATGCCGTAAGCAGTTTAGAAAATGTGACGCAGCTCCATTGGCTAGAGCCCTACCAAAGAGTAGCCATATGGCAGAGGCTCTATCGGAGCTCGAATCAATAA
- the nth gene encoding endonuclease III — MGVIIKKMEQALNREKPPRLTALRGLQMEEQGDPFKILIGTILSARTRDENTTRVVNKLFARFKTPQDLASADIDEIKKIIHSIGFYNIKAERIKQVSQMLISKFGGRVPSDIDSLLKLPGVGRKTANCVLVYAFDKPAIPVDVHVHRISNRLGLVSTKTPEQTEQDLSKLVDRKLWTKVNDTFVMYGQNICLPVRPNCKACDLKKMCRYYSSSSSTTLASSS; from the coding sequence ATGGGCGTCATAATAAAAAAGATGGAGCAGGCACTTAACAGGGAAAAGCCGCCCCGGCTCACTGCGCTGCGCGGGCTTCAGATGGAGGAGCAGGGCGACCCGTTCAAGATACTGATAGGCACGATATTGTCTGCCCGGACAAGGGACGAAAACACTACCCGGGTGGTGAACAAGCTTTTTGCAAGGTTCAAGACGCCCCAAGACTTGGCCTCTGCAGACATTGATGAAATAAAAAAGATAATCCACAGCATCGGCTTTTACAACATCAAGGCTGAGCGCATCAAGCAGGTCTCGCAGATGCTGATCAGCAAGTTTGGTGGACGGGTGCCCTCTGATATCGATAGCCTGCTGAAGCTGCCGGGCGTGGGCAGAAAGACGGCCAATTGCGTACTTGTTTATGCATTTGACAAGCCTGCGATACCAGTCGACGTGCATGTGCACCGGATATCAAACCGGCTGGGGTTGGTCAGCACGAAAACGCCCGAGCAAACAGAGCAGGATCTGAGCAAGCTTGTCGACAGGAAGCTATGGACAAAGGTTAACGATACGTTTGTCATGTACGGGCAGAACATCTGCCTGCCTGTCAGGCCGAACTGCAAGGCGTGCGACTTGAAAAAGATGTGCAGGTATTATTCTTCTTCTAGTTCTACTACTCTGGCTTCCTCTTCTTGA
- a CDS encoding eCIS core domain-containing protein gives MRGDAAARSTRSINALAYTVGSSIIFGAGQYKPYTFDGMQLLAHELTHMVQNSLRHLTRQNPRPAIIFSTSFKNPSIGKIEIHSGKKGKLRSFSPG, from the coding sequence ATACGCGGAGATGCTGCAGCTAGGTCAACCCGATCAATAAATGCTCTAGCGTACACAGTAGGCAGCAGTATCATATTTGGAGCAGGACAGTACAAACCCTATACTTTTGACGGGATGCAGCTACTTGCACACGAATTGACGCACATGGTGCAAAACTCACTTCGACATTTGACCCGCCAGAACCCTAGACCCGCCATAATCTTCTCAACATCATTCAAGAACCCATCGATAGGTAAAATAGAAATCCATTCAGGCAAAAAAGGAAAGTTGCGAAGTTTCTCTCCTGGCTGA
- a CDS encoding winged helix-turn-helix domain-containing protein, with amino-acid sequence MSERKNNRGKIEIMADILSLSTAGIKKTHIMYRANLSYEQILYYLNQLLGKGLIAQDVVDGALVYRTTEKGREFLVCYSRMSELITESCPDEKVPLLTA; translated from the coding sequence ATGTCTGAACGCAAGAATAACAGAGGCAAGATCGAGATCATGGCGGATATCCTGTCTCTTTCGACAGCGGGAATAAAAAAGACCCATATCATGTACAGGGCAAACCTTAGCTATGAGCAAATACTCTATTACCTTAACCAGCTATTGGGCAAGGGATTGATAGCCCAGGATGTTGTAGATGGAGCGCTTGTGTACAGGACGACGGAGAAAGGAAGGGAATTCCTCGTGTGCTACTCGCGCATGAGCGAACTCATCACTGAGAGCTGCCCAGACGAAAAAGTGCCACTGCTCACAGCCTAG
- a CDS encoding DUF72 domain-containing protein has translation MQQKRADGSAHSTPDSQTKRLRYYSEYFSTAELDATFYEKFYSKMTKGTFYGMVKATPDSFEFSIKVPETVTYMKRLDARKHATVSFNEFLDKISPLKDANKLGAILIQLPPSFSVDEFWQVEGFLERLPIGYEYALEFRYPS, from the coding sequence ATCCAGCAGAAAAGGGCGGATGGGTCGGCACATTCTACCCCCGATTCACAGACAAAGCGCCTTAGATACTATTCTGAATACTTTTCAACAGCAGAGCTTGATGCCACATTCTATGAGAAGTTTTACAGCAAGATGACAAAAGGCACGTTCTACGGCATGGTCAAGGCAACGCCAGATAGCTTTGAGTTCTCTATAAAAGTACCTGAAACTGTTACGTACATGAAAAGGCTAGATGCAAGAAAGCACGCCACAGTATCCTTTAACGAATTCCTAGACAAGATATCACCGCTAAAAGATGCAAACAAGCTTGGCGCTATCCTGATTCAATTACCACCCTCATTCTCAGTCGATGAGTTTTGGCAAGTCGAAGGCTTTCTAGAACGTTTGCCTATAGGTTATGAGTACGCTCTAGAGTTCCGCTACCCATCATGA
- a CDS encoding transposase, which translates to MTDDNDSRIKLGLLNREYDNFQAYIQGRKGAKLYSATKQQADRLAERIIRNGGKINSKKQYPLILRRDLIDIQKDSKFPSVYWMKVPVYLKSLHLKIHTDYRHELTEYDLREAKVNQQAGKWYIFLGIEKETKYPRPATNVLAIDLGVRHIAVTTNTANKRPNLYGQDLRRIRGFYFNLRRKLGQKKVFYKIKRQLKHTEFLQVNHELHKISEAMVEEA; encoded by the coding sequence GTGACAGACGATAACGATAGCAGAATCAAATTAGGACTTCTCAATCGCGAGTACGATAACTTCCAAGCATATATTCAAGGCAGAAAAGGTGCCAAACTATATTCTGCTACAAAGCAACAGGCTGATAGGCTGGCAGAACGAATAATTCGAAATGGCGGCAAAATCAATAGTAAAAAGCAGTATCCATTGATTCTCCGACGAGATCTGATAGACATACAAAAAGATAGCAAATTTCCAAGCGTCTACTGGATGAAGGTGCCAGTCTATCTAAAGAGCCTACATCTAAAAATACATACCGATTATAGACATGAACTAACAGAATATGATTTGAGAGAAGCCAAGGTAAATCAACAAGCAGGTAAATGGTATATTTTTCTCGGCATAGAAAAAGAAACTAAATATCCAAGGCCAGCGACAAACGTGCTTGCAATAGATTTGGGAGTACGGCACATTGCAGTGACAACGAACACCGCAAACAAAAGACCCAACCTTTATGGACAAGACTTACGCAGGATAAGAGGGTTCTACTTTAACCTACGGCGCAAGCTGGGACAGAAAAAGGTGTTCTACAAGATAAAGAGACAACTCAAACATACAGAGTTCTTGCAGGTCAATCACGAGCTGCACAAAATTTCAGAGGCAATGGTCGAAGAAGCATAG
- a CDS encoding zinc ribbon domain-containing protein, producing MTFHTLGFYTYIKYKAEWLGVKVMEVSGAYSSQICHNCHKAARKT from the coding sequence ATAACTTTCCATACTTTAGGCTTTTATACATACATCAAATACAAAGCAGAATGGTTAGGTGTCAAAGTGATGGAGGTAAGCGGGGCTTACTCCTCTCAAATATGCCACAACTGCCATAAAGCTGCAAGAAAGACTTAA
- a CDS encoding aconitase X translates to MELSKDEEEALAGKHSEALASAYRILVAIGEATGAKKLVPVKWAHVSGVNYNTIGDAGVQFLDKFSRTAKVVVRTTVNPMGYDRNKPEGIPEKFQEKQASIVKSYERMGVTPSFTCTPYEVFNIPDKGTAVSFAESNAAVYSNSLLGLMTNKESALSALASSVTGKAPLSDLRLEEARKPKVGIKVDFKFESELDYGLLGYFAGKTVKDSSVAFSGIPKPSTIEAKALSAAIGTSGSCGMFTLGEAKERVSFGKQEAKAVMEELNTAEDGDIITLGSPQLGMNELDLLARLTEGKKFSKRCMIFCSRAIHNQAAKVGLAGKLERAGAEFMCDSCTCLTPYVTKEKYDSVVSNSVKGAYYLSNSNKVKVALKDIKTIVKEYAK, encoded by the coding sequence TTGGAACTTTCAAAGGACGAGGAAGAAGCGCTTGCCGGCAAGCACAGCGAGGCGCTTGCGTCTGCATACAGGATTCTTGTTGCCATAGGCGAGGCGACAGGCGCAAAAAAGCTCGTCCCTGTCAAGTGGGCCCACGTTTCTGGCGTCAACTATAACACAATAGGCGATGCCGGCGTCCAGTTCCTTGACAAGTTCAGTCGCACAGCCAAGGTTGTCGTAAGGACAACTGTAAACCCGATGGGCTATGACAGGAACAAGCCAGAAGGCATCCCTGAAAAATTTCAGGAGAAACAGGCAAGCATAGTCAAGTCGTACGAAAGGATGGGCGTCACTCCATCGTTTACGTGCACGCCGTACGAAGTTTTTAACATCCCCGACAAGGGCACAGCTGTCAGCTTTGCAGAAAGCAACGCGGCCGTGTATTCAAACTCGCTTTTAGGCTTGATGACAAACAAAGAAAGCGCGCTTTCTGCTCTTGCCAGCTCTGTCACTGGCAAGGCGCCGCTCTCTGACCTCAGGCTCGAAGAGGCAAGAAAGCCTAAGGTGGGCATCAAGGTAGACTTCAAATTCGAAAGCGAGCTTGACTATGGGCTCTTGGGCTACTTTGCAGGCAAGACCGTCAAGGACAGCTCGGTTGCCTTTAGCGGTATACCCAAGCCTTCGACAATTGAGGCAAAGGCGCTGTCCGCGGCTATTGGGACATCGGGCTCTTGCGGCATGTTCACACTTGGAGAGGCTAAGGAGAGGGTTTCATTTGGCAAACAAGAGGCCAAGGCGGTGATGGAAGAGCTGAACACTGCCGAAGACGGCGACATCATTACGCTTGGGAGCCCCCAGCTTGGCATGAACGAGCTTGATCTCTTGGCCAGACTTACCGAAGGCAAAAAGTTCAGCAAGCGCTGCATGATATTCTGCTCAAGGGCAATACACAACCAGGCGGCAAAGGTGGGCCTGGCTGGCAAACTCGAAAGGGCAGGTGCGGAATTCATGTGCGATTCGTGCACGTGCCTTACCCCCTATGTTACAAAGGAAAAATATGACTCAGTCGTGTCAAACAGCGTCAAGGGCGCCTATTATCTGAGCAACTCTAACAAGGTCAAGGTCGCTCTGAAAGACATCAAGACGATAGTAAAGGAGTACGCCAAATAA
- a CDS encoding A24 family peptidase C-terminal domain-containing protein: protein MPNRLKVSLNHSEVELVFLTISKRNADMHEIISTDTHSFITTSRQAPHCQLTMITGIDFELVRILLAAGMLGSASFFDIRRREVSDMLWVFFGITALAVYALEFAYGGAFDLLNTSVPILIAAVVSFGIYKSGLFGGADALALTTLAAILPTFSGGIAERVLLPAGSAFLVHPIAPLIVLSNAVILSLSLIGFNLASNAAYASKNPGKLFEGLEHESTGKKILAVTVGYKTGSKPGYAFPIEQLVDGRRQFSFALKNAETTEYETRRDVWVTRGTPFLAFMLAGFVSMLFVGDIAAIIMRLLF from the coding sequence TTGCCGAATCGATTGAAGGTTTCCCTCAACCACTCAGAAGTAGAGTTAGTGTTTCTCACCATATCAAAAAGAAATGCAGACATGCATGAAATTATTTCAACAGACACACACAGCTTTATAACGACAAGCAGGCAAGCTCCCCATTGTCAGCTGACTATGATTACCGGTATTGATTTTGAGCTGGTACGCATCTTGCTTGCGGCAGGAATGCTTGGTAGCGCCTCTTTCTTTGATATACGCAGACGCGAAGTCAGTGATATGCTTTGGGTCTTCTTTGGTATCACAGCGCTGGCGGTTTATGCGCTCGAGTTTGCCTATGGAGGAGCGTTTGATCTTCTCAATACATCAGTCCCTATTTTAATTGCGGCTGTAGTCTCCTTTGGCATTTACAAATCCGGCCTATTTGGTGGCGCGGATGCACTGGCCCTGACTACCTTGGCAGCCATCCTGCCCACTTTTAGTGGAGGGATCGCAGAAAGAGTCCTGCTGCCGGCAGGCAGCGCATTTCTGGTGCATCCTATAGCTCCTCTCATTGTATTATCAAACGCAGTCATACTTTCTTTGTCCCTTATAGGCTTCAACCTAGCAAGCAATGCGGCGTATGCATCAAAAAATCCGGGCAAGCTGTTTGAGGGGCTGGAGCACGAGTCGACGGGCAAGAAAATTCTAGCAGTCACGGTAGGCTACAAGACGGGCAGCAAGCCAGGCTATGCCTTTCCCATCGAGCAGCTGGTGGACGGCAGGCGCCAGTTCAGCTTTGCTCTCAAGAACGCCGAGACTACAGAGTACGAGACGAGGCGAGACGTGTGGGTGACAAGAGGAACGCCGTTTCTCGCCTTCATGCTGGCAGGCTTTGTTTCAATGCTTTTCGTCGGAGACATTGCTGCCATTATCATGAGGCTGCTCTTTTAG
- a CDS encoding CBS domain-containing protein, with protein MPVQLPTLASIRKRRLALGMTQQQFAQVCRLSQSMIAKIENSRTDPSYSTAIKIFETLERLEAQEINRIPRLITAKDIMTKKLISAAPTDLLFKAALVMLENNISQMPVLSREAATDIVVGGLTERLLLTAWNGDSNFKGKKVSDIMSEPFPIIGQDTTISTIRNILTDEPAVLVSDSASKRIVGIITKQDLIKVTARVRGFAA; from the coding sequence ATGCCTGTGCAGCTGCCCACCCTTGCATCTATAAGAAAGCGACGCCTTGCTCTAGGCATGACCCAGCAGCAGTTTGCCCAGGTCTGCAGATTGAGCCAGTCCATGATAGCCAAGATAGAGAACAGCAGGACCGATCCATCGTATAGCACTGCCATCAAGATTTTCGAGACTCTAGAAAGGCTAGAGGCACAGGAGATCAATCGCATCCCAAGGCTTATTACCGCCAAAGATATTATGACAAAAAAGTTGATTTCCGCCGCACCAACAGATCTTCTTTTCAAGGCAGCCCTCGTTATGCTGGAAAATAACATCTCTCAGATGCCAGTATTATCAAGAGAGGCGGCTACAGATATCGTGGTTGGAGGACTTACAGAAAGGCTACTTCTAACTGCTTGGAACGGCGATAGTAATTTTAAAGGAAAAAAAGTTTCAGACATCATGTCAGAACCATTCCCAATTATTGGTCAAGATACAACAATTTCTACGATTAGAAACATCCTAACCGACGAACCAGCAGTGCTAGTTTCTGACAGTGCATCAAAGAGAATTGTCGGAATAATTACAAAACAGGATCTAATCAAGGTGACTGCAAGGGTGCGTGGCTTCGCAGCCTAA
- a CDS encoding aconitase X swivel domain-containing protein yields MIIISNCRKIVGGSGEGQALVTAQPINFLAMVDTKTGRITDPKHDLYGKSLKGTVLVFPYAVGSSVGAYAIYSLRECGTAPSAVVCSKADITTASGCAIANIPVVDLPENAPAIKQGSITRVEADIGRITVKVL; encoded by the coding sequence ATGATAATAATCAGCAACTGCAGAAAGATTGTCGGCGGGTCAGGCGAAGGCCAAGCTCTTGTCACGGCGCAGCCGATCAACTTTCTTGCAATGGTCGACACCAAGACCGGCAGGATAACCGACCCAAAGCATGATCTATACGGCAAGTCGCTCAAGGGAACAGTGCTCGTATTCCCATATGCAGTTGGAAGCAGCGTGGGCGCGTATGCAATCTACTCATTGAGGGAGTGCGGGACTGCGCCAAGCGCCGTCGTGTGCTCCAAGGCAGACATCACCACCGCGTCCGGCTGTGCAATAGCCAACATCCCGGTAGTTGACCTACCAGAGAACGCACCGGCGATAAAGCAGGGCTCGATCACAAGGGTCGAAGCCGACATAGGCAGGATCACAGTAAAGGTTTTATGA
- a CDS encoding serine/threonine protein kinase produces MKYKIIEKAGSGGFGNVYKVEGNDGNIYAMKLLKDLNAVNKQRFDREIKILAQLDHPNIVKIVEWNLGGDPPDFSPWYTMEYLRGGSLRQHMDEKFRENYVFQRNWTIKTVILPILHAFGQAHHAGIYHRDLKPDNILYTDDHRAQIKITDWGLGRDIDRKSLALTAATGEVGGTPGYCAPEQWFSLDNIDGRADIFSLGVIFYEMMTGKRPPSYNNDMKRPVIEPPSRFHPTISKDLDAIILRMVDLDPEKRYTSVLELIPDIELLEDARYYY; encoded by the coding sequence TTGAAATACAAAATAATCGAGAAGGCAGGATCAGGTGGATTTGGAAATGTGTACAAAGTAGAAGGTAATGATGGCAATATCTATGCGATGAAACTGCTCAAGGATCTAAATGCAGTCAACAAGCAACGATTTGACAGGGAGATCAAGATCCTTGCCCAGCTTGACCATCCAAACATTGTTAAGATAGTAGAGTGGAACCTAGGCGGCGACCCACCCGATTTTAGCCCGTGGTATACCATGGAATACCTCCGGGGTGGCTCCCTCAGGCAGCATATGGACGAAAAATTCAGGGAAAACTATGTCTTTCAGAGGAACTGGACGATCAAGACAGTAATTTTACCTATCCTGCACGCCTTTGGGCAGGCACATCATGCGGGCATTTACCACCGCGATTTGAAGCCAGATAATATCCTATATACAGATGATCACAGAGCTCAAATCAAGATAACAGACTGGGGCCTTGGAAGAGATATCGATAGAAAATCATTAGCGTTAACTGCCGCAACAGGAGAAGTAGGGGGAACGCCAGGCTATTGCGCCCCCGAACAATGGTTCTCCCTTGATAATATTGACGGGCGCGCAGATATTTTCTCGCTTGGAGTCATATTTTACGAAATGATGACAGGGAAAAGGCCTCCATCATATAACAATGACATGAAGAGGCCGGTTATTGAACCTCCTTCGAGATTTCATCCTACTATCTCCAAGGATCTTGATGCCATTATTTTGAGAATGGTTGATCTCGATCCTGAAAAACGGTACACGTCTGTATTGGAATTAATACCAGACATAGAATTGCTAGAAGACGCTAGATACTATTACTAG
- a CDS encoding helix-turn-helix domain-containing protein, whose amino-acid sequence MQNYKFRLYPTYEQKLVLEQTLDGCRWVYNYLLDKNMSEYDMNYALTELKEQHPWLCKYYYHSKMLQMVAKQLAAAARKTASGGKLSVIQKGW is encoded by the coding sequence ATGCAGAACTACAAGTTCCGCCTGTATCCAACATATGAGCAGAAGCTTGTGCTAGAACAGACGCTGGATGGCTGCAGATGGGTGTACAACTACTTGCTTGACAAAAACATGTCAGAGTACGACATGAACTATGCCTTGACTGAATTAAAAGAGCAGCATCCATGGCTTTGCAAATACTACTACCATTCCAAGATGCTTCAGATGGTAGCAAAGCAGCTCGCAGCAGCTGCAAGAAAGACCGCAAGTGGAGGAAAGCTGTCTGTCATACAGAAAGGATGGTGA
- a CDS encoding DUF72 domain-containing protein → MLRQYNIASVITDSPDPKLQYLSNVVLTADHVSIRLHGRNKGYRYNYPYSKEELEPWADKVKK, encoded by the coding sequence CTGCTCAGGCAGTACAATATCGCTTCAGTGATTACAGATTCGCCTGATCCAAAGTTGCAGTACCTATCAAATGTCGTTCTGACCGCCGATCATGTTTCCATTAGACTGCACGGCAGAAACAAGGGTTACCGGTACAACTACCCCTACAGCAAGGAAGAGCTTGAGCCCTGGGCGGATAAAGTCAAAAAATAA
- a CDS encoding DNA topoisomerase 2-like domain-containing protein, which translates to MLSTRILVASLLLLMVLVIPISAFAESFTVITNKDIYTPDEKAIIVGAIPADAPDGYAVIIKITGPGGECATQNILPAENNSFRSRPVRLDGCGFGEISVSAFYAELNATSTFTISESSSQADAGSRMELRILKNTVLQAQETVNQKVKDLVEGGYVLPEEIAEKYGEGVSQASLALEAIEFGDAAEAKKHIIFALRDFREVLDALSENVARFEQTATDNNPDIVGMYDILQRYYYRLQLVAEKNHVDKEEEFKAAALLLSNIKRMIGEGNYEAAGRNLERVNMILEKIRSTLSEEGESKERLTSETNSTSEVDEELARKLIEIAARYENTVLELLNKTSSDPEAKAKVQEVIALIANARTSIEAGDLESARQNLSAAYHAINYTKKLVEDDEDGNTSASSKGKDSDNDSKESSNDDGEDSKKSGKKGSNRGNSDKEGQ; encoded by the coding sequence TTGCTAAGTACAAGAATTCTGGTTGCGTCGTTACTACTATTGATGGTATTGGTCATACCAATATCGGCATTTGCAGAATCCTTTACCGTGATCACAAACAAGGACATCTATACGCCTGATGAAAAGGCGATAATAGTTGGTGCCATACCTGCAGATGCACCTGATGGCTACGCCGTTATCATAAAGATAACTGGTCCAGGGGGAGAATGCGCTACCCAGAACATACTGCCTGCGGAGAACAATTCGTTTCGCTCAAGACCCGTAAGGCTTGATGGATGCGGCTTTGGAGAAATCTCGGTATCCGCCTTTTATGCCGAGCTGAATGCAACTTCCACTTTCACAATCTCTGAAAGCAGTAGCCAAGCAGATGCTGGAAGCAGGATGGAGCTCCGCATACTAAAGAATACTGTGTTGCAGGCGCAGGAAACGGTCAATCAAAAAGTAAAGGATCTGGTAGAGGGCGGTTACGTCCTGCCTGAAGAGATTGCCGAAAAATACGGCGAAGGAGTCTCGCAGGCATCACTTGCCCTTGAGGCAATCGAGTTTGGAGACGCGGCAGAGGCGAAGAAGCACATCATATTTGCTCTGAGGGACTTTCGGGAAGTCCTGGATGCGCTCTCTGAGAACGTGGCAAGGTTCGAGCAGACTGCAACAGACAACAACCCAGACATTGTCGGAATGTACGACATACTGCAGAGATATTACTACAGGCTTCAACTGGTAGCCGAAAAGAACCACGTGGATAAAGAGGAGGAATTCAAAGCCGCCGCGCTGCTTCTATCAAACATCAAGCGGATGATAGGCGAAGGCAACTATGAAGCCGCCGGACGAAACCTGGAACGAGTAAACATGATCTTGGAGAAAATAAGATCTACTCTCTCTGAAGAAGGGGAGAGTAAAGAAAGACTCACCTCTGAAACAAACAGTACCAGTGAGGTAGACGAAGAGCTAGCTAGAAAACTTATCGAGATTGCGGCAAGATATGAGAATACTGTGCTTGAATTACTCAACAAGACCAGCTCTGACCCCGAGGCAAAGGCAAAAGTGCAAGAAGTGATTGCTCTCATTGCAAATGCAAGAACAAGCATAGAAGCAGGGGACCTTGAATCCGCAAGACAGAACTTATCAGCGGCATACCATGCCATCAACTATACAAAAAAATTGGTCGAGGATGACGAAGATGGCAATACTTCGGCCTCTAGCAAGGGCAAAGATTCAGACAATGATTCAAAAGAATCATCTAACGACGATGGTGAAGATTCTAAAAAAAGTGGTAAGAAGGGCTCTAACAGAGGCAACAGTGACAAAGAAGGCCAATAG